Proteins encoded in a region of the Zea mays cultivar B73 chromosome 4, Zm-B73-REFERENCE-NAM-5.0, whole genome shotgun sequence genome:
- the LOC100383333 gene encoding uncharacterized protein isoform X2 has product MHQEGLNESLIQDCEQIVLSEFSSYRKQLKCRYEDYLSLFGSCRHNFEEGKDGSITQGTLTRNDFSSSRHGNFSEYSTTESDEHEFEKHDGGELICEDESAFFDSIDYFTESDNRSSTMLSGKEVVDSQTHDSSNNIQAQIRRRSRLPDPIEKEKGISLWSIIKDSVGKDLTRVCLPVYFNEPLSSLQKCFEDLEYSYLLDQAYQHGKVGDSLMRILKVAAFAASGYASSVARPCKPFNPLLGETYEADYPDRGIRFFAEKVSHHPMLIACHCEGKGWKFWGDSNLKSKFWGQSIQVEPVGILTLEFEDGEIFQWNKVTTTIHNLILGKLYCSHHGTMHIKGNRQYSCKLKFKEPSLLDRNPHLVQGFVEDNNGNKASFLIGMWDESIYCSNSDTSKVKSADQLKGASLLWEKNKPAPNPTRYNLSSFAITLNELTPGLQEKLPPTDSRLRPDQRHLENGEYEKANAEKLRLERRQRMSTKLQDNGWKSRWFEQDTEDGTYCYKGGYWETRERGFWDGCLDIFGEFVET; this is encoded by the exons GAAGGTAAAGATGGAAGTATAACACAGGGGACATTGACACGAAATGACTTCTCTAGTTCTAGGCATGGAAATTTTAGCG AATATAGCACAACAGAATCTGATGAGCATGAGTTTGAGAAACACGATGGAGGCGAATTGATTTGTGAAGATGAATCTGCATTCTTTGATTCTATAGATTACTTCACAGAGTCAGACAACAGGTCTTCAACCATGTTAAGTGGCAAGGAAGTAGTGGATTCCCAAACACATGATTCCAGTAATAATATACAAGCACAAATCAGACGACGGAGTAGGCTGCCTGACCCTATTGAGAAAGAGAAAGGGATCAGTCTCTGGTCCATTATTAAAGATAGCGTTGGAAAGGATTTGACACGAGTTTGTCTTCCAGTTTACTTCAATGAACCACTCTCATCCCTTCAGAAGTGCTTTGAGGATTTGGAGTATTCATACCTCTTGGATCAGGCATATCAACATGGAAAAGTG GGGGACAGCCTCATGAGAATCCTCAAAGTAGCTGCTTTTGCGGCCTCTGGCTATGCTTCATCTGTTGCAAGGCCTTGCAAACCATTCAATCCATTGCTAGGAGAGACCTATGAAGCTGATTACCCTGACAGAGGAATTCGTTTTTTTGCAGAAAAG GTTAGTCATCATCCAATGCTGATTGCCTGCCACTGTGAAGGCAAGGGCTGGAAATTCTGGGGCGACAGCAATCTCAAATCCAAGTTTTGGGGACAGTCAATTCAAGTTGAACCAGTTGGCATTTTGACTCTAGAATTTGAGGATGGTGAAATCTTCCAATGGAATAAG GTTACAACAACCATTCACAATCTCATTCTTGGGAAGTTGTACTGCAGCCACCATGGAACAATGCATATAAAAGGGAATCGCCAATATTCATGTAAACTGAAGTTCAAAGAGCCATCACTTCTTGACCGGAATCCCCATCTA GTACAAGGCTTTGTAGAGGACAACAATGGGAACAAAGCTTCGTTTTTGATAGGGATGTGGGACGAAAGCATATATTGTAGTAACTCTGATACTTCCAAGGTGAAGAGCGCCGATCAACTGAAAGGTGCCTCGCTGCTGTGGGAAAAGAACAAACCTGCTCCTAACCCAACTCGATACAATTTATCTTCATTCGCGATCACACTGAATGAGTTGACCCCAGGGCTGCAG GAGAAACTTCCACCTACTGATTCACGGCTGAGACCAGACCAGCGCCACCTAGAGAATGGTGAATACGAGAAAGCGAATGCAGAGAAGCTGAGGTTGGAACGACGGCAAAGAATG TCTACTAAACTTCAAGACAATGGCTGGAAATCCCGGTGGTTCGAGCAAGACACCGAGGACGGGACGTATTGCTACAAAGGTGGATACTGGGAAACAAGAGAGAGGGGCTTCTGGGATGGGTGCCTCGACATTTTTGGGGAGTTCGTGGAGACATAA